From one Comamonas piscis genomic stretch:
- a CDS encoding LysR substrate-binding domain-containing protein yields the protein MPDLPLPPSLLRTRPIAVGHLRAFLAVARYLNFRAAAEELALTQSAVSRQIQALEDEVGIALFLRHTRAVELTSAGAQLQRAVSPAVERIDSAVRLIRQTSGRKSVAITTWASFASMWLIPRMEAFQRDNPEIDIRIDATDNVLDLETSDVDLALRYSLPQHATAHAQRLFGEQLAVVASPWLLQSHPRISQPADVARHTLIEAGDAHRLQHLDWLTWERWLELHGCGNLQPKRWLYLNYAHQIAQAALTGQGLALARMPLVADALASGDLVEVLPEFRMDSPLAYWLIIGPRSQQRPEVTAFCAWLQLQAAATRTAIGDTTGG from the coding sequence ATGCCAGACCTGCCTCTGCCGCCCTCCCTGCTCCGCACCCGGCCCATCGCCGTCGGCCATCTGCGCGCTTTTCTGGCGGTAGCCCGCTACCTGAACTTTCGCGCCGCCGCCGAAGAGCTGGCGCTGACCCAGTCCGCCGTCAGCCGCCAGATCCAGGCGCTGGAGGATGAGGTCGGCATTGCGCTCTTTCTGCGCCATACCCGTGCGGTGGAGCTGACCAGCGCTGGCGCCCAGTTGCAGCGCGCGGTATCGCCGGCCGTAGAGCGTATCGACTCCGCCGTGCGCCTGATCCGCCAGACCAGCGGCCGCAAAAGCGTGGCGATTACCACCTGGGCCAGCTTTGCGTCGATGTGGCTGATCCCGCGCATGGAGGCCTTCCAGCGCGACAACCCCGAGATCGACATCCGCATCGATGCCACCGACAACGTGCTCGACCTGGAAACCTCGGATGTAGACCTGGCCCTGCGCTACAGCCTGCCCCAACACGCCACCGCCCATGCGCAGCGCCTGTTTGGCGAGCAACTGGCCGTGGTCGCCAGCCCCTGGCTGCTGCAAAGCCACCCGCGCATCAGCCAACCGGCCGATGTGGCCCGCCATACCTTGATTGAAGCAGGCGACGCCCACCGCCTGCAGCACCTGGACTGGCTGACCTGGGAGCGCTGGCTGGAGCTGCACGGCTGCGGCAATCTGCAGCCCAAGCGCTGGCTCTACCTCAACTACGCCCACCAGATCGCGCAGGCCGCCCTGACCGGCCAGGGCCTGGCGCTGGCGCGCATGCCGCTGGTAGCAGATGCCCTGGCCAGCGGCGACCTGGTCGAGGTACTGCCCGAGTTCCGCATGGATTCCCCCCTCGCCTACTGGCTGATCATCGGCCCACGCAGCCAGCAGCGCCCCGAAGTCACCGCCTTTTGCGCCTGGCTGCAGCTGCAGGCTGCGGCGACGCGCACAGCCATCGGCGATACCACTGGCGGCTGA
- a CDS encoding DUF2917 domain-containing protein, protein MAMSASHVLSAGSIAVRPARASRAASANAEMRILPSGKAISFVPQRDVVLRVSEGTAWVTLGLGLSNEASLQAGDLVLHAGHTVVLKAGQSVVIESKRQAPLVYHFPKNQGGQPNLDEQPARWFTRFQWGKTDGSMFYNI, encoded by the coding sequence ATGGCAATGTCTGCATCTCATGTTTTGTCCGCTGGATCCATCGCTGTACGCCCTGCGCGTGCCAGCCGCGCTGCATCGGCCAATGCCGAGATGCGCATTCTGCCCAGCGGCAAGGCCATCAGCTTTGTGCCCCAGCGCGATGTCGTGCTGCGCGTCTCCGAAGGCACTGCCTGGGTCACCCTGGGCCTGGGTCTGAGCAACGAAGCCAGCCTGCAAGCCGGTGATCTGGTGCTGCATGCCGGTCACACGGTTGTTCTGAAGGCCGGGCAATCGGTTGTCATCGAGAGCAAGCGCCAGGCTCCGCTGGTCTACCACTTCCCCAAGAACCAAGGCGGCCAGCCCAACCTGGACGAGCAGCCTGCACGCTGGTTCACGCGCTTCCAGTGGGGTAAGACCGACGGCAGCATGTTCTACAACATCTAA
- the glmU gene encoding bifunctional UDP-N-acetylglucosamine diphosphorylase/glucosamine-1-phosphate N-acetyltransferase GlmU, with product MTAPLDIIIMAAGKGTRMKSRHPKVLQKLAGRPLLQHVLDTAAQLQARSAVVVTGHGADQVEAAIGQSSAGIIQLAFARQEPQLGTGHAVQQAVPLLGDDGMAIVLSGDVPLTQASSLQALLDAAGSDGMALLTVKLPDPSGYGRIVRNAEGTVQRIVEQKDANADERAITEIYSGIMAVPVRRLKPWLARLNNHNAQGEYYLTDIVAMAVADGLAVEGHCITDALQVAGINSPQQLAELERAHQMRQAQALMAEGVRMADPARFDLRDDARGGKAQLLCGQDVEIDVGCIFGGQVRIGDGARIGAYCHISNAEIAADAVIHPFTHIDGEAAGAQVGEGALVGPFARLRPGAQLGKQVHIGNFVEVKNSRLADGAKANHLAYLGDAEVGERVNYGAGSITANYDGANKHRTVIEADVHVGSNCVLVAPVTIGAGGTVGGGSTITKSTPPGALSVARGKQVSIANWDRPQKKS from the coding sequence ATGACCGCTCCACTCGACATCATCATCATGGCCGCCGGCAAGGGCACGCGCATGAAAAGCCGCCACCCCAAGGTGCTGCAAAAGCTGGCCGGGCGTCCCTTGCTGCAGCATGTGCTGGATACGGCAGCCCAGCTGCAGGCCCGCTCGGCGGTGGTGGTGACCGGCCATGGTGCTGACCAGGTGGAGGCGGCCATTGGCCAGAGCAGCGCCGGCATCATTCAGCTGGCCTTTGCGCGCCAGGAGCCGCAACTGGGCACCGGCCACGCTGTGCAGCAGGCGGTGCCGCTGCTGGGCGACGATGGCATGGCGATTGTGCTGTCCGGCGATGTGCCGCTGACGCAGGCCAGCAGCTTGCAGGCTTTGCTGGATGCAGCGGGCAGCGACGGCATGGCGCTGTTGACCGTGAAACTGCCCGACCCCAGCGGCTACGGCCGCATTGTGCGCAATGCCGAAGGCACCGTGCAGCGCATCGTCGAGCAAAAGGATGCGAATGCGGATGAGCGCGCGATCACCGAGATCTACAGCGGCATCATGGCTGTGCCAGTACGCCGGCTCAAGCCCTGGTTGGCCCGGCTGAACAACCACAACGCCCAGGGCGAGTACTACCTGACCGACATCGTCGCCATGGCCGTTGCCGATGGCCTGGCCGTGGAAGGCCATTGCATCACGGATGCCTTGCAGGTCGCGGGCATCAACAGCCCCCAGCAGTTGGCCGAGCTGGAGCGCGCCCACCAGATGCGCCAGGCCCAGGCGCTGATGGCCGAGGGCGTGCGCATGGCCGACCCGGCCCGTTTTGACCTGCGCGACGATGCCCGTGGCGGCAAGGCGCAGCTGCTGTGTGGGCAGGATGTGGAGATCGACGTGGGCTGCATCTTTGGCGGCCAGGTGCGCATTGGTGATGGCGCGCGCATTGGCGCTTACTGCCATATCAGCAATGCCGAGATCGCGGCCGATGCGGTCATCCACCCTTTCACCCATATCGATGGCGAGGCCGCTGGCGCCCAGGTAGGCGAGGGCGCGCTGGTCGGACCGTTTGCGCGCCTGCGCCCCGGTGCCCAGCTGGGCAAGCAGGTACACATCGGCAATTTTGTCGAGGTCAAGAACTCGCGTCTGGCCGATGGCGCCAAGGCCAACCACCTGGCCTACCTGGGCGATGCCGAAGTGGGCGAGCGGGTCAACTACGGCGCGGGCAGCATTACGGCCAACTATGACGGCGCCAACAAGCACCGCACCGTCATCGAAGCCGATGTGCATGTGGGCAGCAACTGCGTGCTGGTGGCCCCCGTGACCATTGGCGCCGGCGGCACCGTGGGCGGTGGCTCCACCATCACCAAGAGCACGCCGCCGGGCGCCTTGAGCGTGGCGCGCGGCAAGCAAGTCAGCATTGCGAACTGGGACCGGCCGCAGAAGAAAAGCTAA
- a CDS encoding TonB-dependent receptor, whose amino-acid sequence MSLAPASSVFSSASSTLRRRSALARACAALSLGLQLQLAAAQSLSLELPAQPLATALSQFARQAGLQLTYASELVQGRQSQALSGRYELQQGLAQLLQGSGLQGRITGGTLTLERIPAPAPAPAQDHTLPVVTVSAGDQYVNLLPAPYAGGQVAKGVRLGVLGNTSNMDAPFSTTSYTAQAVRDQQASTIAEAVNRDPSVRYTVLPGGNVDNLYIRGFPIWEGNSGEIAFDGIYGIAPNYRVRTEYVDRIEVIKGPGALLFGMSPNGSVGGVINIAPKRANEEVARLTVGHSSDSLWNSHADVGRRFGDEGQYGIRINASKYQGDTVVDHQRSNGHVLALALDYEVAQFRATLDILSQDERIDGVGRPIMPSGLSALPAAPSGKRNASQAWEWSDNRERAVLLRTEFDVTEQLTVFANVGQSRADVDRLYDSAPRLTSASGATSSTPTYAVFDVDRSTIDAGLRSRFALAGVKHSVTLQLASYREEFHRALQAGSSIQSNIYAPIAHSPQTIARPSDIPRIHDNRNTSLALVDTLALLDDRLQLSLGLRHQMIKSTNFNAVSGATANVYDERVTTPALGVVWRQAPNWSLYANYIEGLSKGDIAPPSASNYGEVLRPYKSRQYEIGSKYDLGSFMATAALFSIEKPSGGLNQGVYQSNGEQRNLGMELYAYGEAAKGLRLLGGLTVLKPEITRAATAALVGNRPIGTSRLLANVGVEWDVPALQGLSLIGDLAYTGAQFADQANQLRIPAWTRADLGLRYTTRIADRKTTLRATVQNLANRNAWAGVTSWGAVSPMVPRTFVVSASVDF is encoded by the coding sequence ATGTCTCTCGCCCCTGCGTCTTCTGTTTTTTCATCCGCCTCGTCCACCTTGCGCCGCCGCTCTGCGCTTGCCCGTGCCTGCGCCGCGCTAAGCCTGGGTCTGCAGCTGCAGCTGGCTGCTGCCCAGAGCCTGTCGCTGGAGCTACCCGCCCAGCCGCTGGCTACCGCCTTGAGCCAGTTTGCACGCCAGGCTGGCCTGCAGCTGACCTATGCCTCCGAGCTGGTGCAAGGCCGGCAGTCGCAGGCGCTCAGCGGCCGCTATGAGCTGCAGCAAGGCCTGGCCCAGCTGCTGCAGGGCAGTGGCCTGCAAGGGCGCATCACGGGCGGCACCTTGACCCTGGAGCGCATTCCCGCGCCAGCCCCCGCCCCTGCGCAGGACCACACCCTGCCCGTGGTCACCGTGTCCGCTGGCGACCAGTACGTCAACCTGCTGCCAGCGCCCTATGCCGGCGGCCAGGTGGCCAAGGGCGTGCGCCTGGGCGTGCTGGGCAATACCAGCAATATGGATGCGCCCTTCAGCACCACCAGCTACACAGCGCAGGCGGTGCGCGACCAGCAGGCCAGCACGATTGCAGAGGCGGTGAACCGCGACCCCTCGGTACGCTACACCGTGCTGCCCGGCGGCAATGTGGACAACCTCTATATCCGGGGCTTTCCGATCTGGGAAGGCAACTCCGGCGAAATCGCCTTTGACGGCATCTACGGCATTGCCCCCAACTACCGGGTGCGCACCGAGTATGTGGACCGCATCGAGGTCATCAAGGGCCCCGGCGCGCTGCTGTTTGGCATGTCGCCCAATGGCTCGGTGGGCGGCGTCATCAACATCGCCCCCAAGCGCGCGAATGAAGAGGTGGCCAGGCTGACCGTGGGCCATAGCTCCGACAGCCTCTGGAACAGCCATGCCGATGTGGGCCGGCGCTTTGGCGATGAGGGCCAGTACGGCATCCGCATCAATGCCAGCAAGTACCAGGGCGATACGGTGGTGGACCATCAGCGCAGCAATGGCCATGTGCTGGCCCTGGCGCTGGATTACGAAGTGGCGCAGTTCCGCGCGACGCTCGATATCCTGTCGCAGGACGAGCGCATCGACGGTGTGGGCCGGCCCATCATGCCCAGCGGGCTCAGCGCACTGCCGGCCGCCCCCAGCGGCAAACGCAATGCCTCACAGGCCTGGGAATGGTCGGACAACCGCGAGCGCGCCGTGCTGCTGCGCACCGAGTTCGATGTGACCGAGCAGCTCACCGTGTTTGCCAATGTGGGCCAGTCGCGCGCCGATGTGGACCGCCTCTACGACTCTGCACCGCGCCTGACCTCAGCCTCCGGTGCCACCAGCAGCACCCCCACCTATGCAGTGTTCGATGTGGACCGCAGCACCATCGACGCCGGCCTGCGCTCGCGCTTTGCGCTGGCGGGTGTCAAGCACTCGGTCACCTTGCAGCTGGCCAGCTACCGCGAGGAGTTCCACCGCGCGCTGCAAGCGGGCAGCAGCATCCAGTCCAACATCTATGCGCCCATCGCCCATAGCCCGCAAACCATAGCGCGGCCCAGCGATATCCCCCGCATCCATGACAACCGCAACACCAGCCTGGCACTGGTCGACACGCTTGCGCTGCTGGACGACCGCTTGCAGCTATCTCTGGGTCTGCGCCACCAGATGATCAAGTCGACCAATTTCAACGCCGTGAGCGGGGCGACGGCCAATGTCTATGACGAGAGGGTCACCACGCCTGCGCTGGGCGTGGTCTGGCGCCAGGCGCCGAACTGGTCGCTCTATGCCAACTACATCGAAGGGCTGAGCAAGGGCGATATTGCGCCACCTTCGGCCAGCAACTATGGCGAGGTGCTGCGGCCTTACAAGAGCCGCCAGTACGAGATCGGCAGCAAGTACGACCTGGGCAGCTTTATGGCCACCGCTGCGCTGTTCAGCATTGAAAAGCCCAGTGGTGGGCTGAACCAGGGCGTCTACCAAAGCAATGGCGAGCAGCGCAACCTGGGCATGGAACTGTATGCCTATGGCGAGGCGGCCAAGGGCCTGCGCCTGCTCGGCGGCCTGACGGTGCTGAAGCCGGAAATCACCCGCGCCGCCACGGCCGCGCTGGTGGGCAACCGGCCCATCGGCACCTCGCGCCTGCTGGCCAATGTGGGGGTGGAATGGGATGTGCCCGCCCTGCAGGGCCTGAGCCTGATTGGCGACCTGGCCTACACCGGCGCCCAGTTTGCCGACCAGGCCAACCAGCTGCGCATTCCCGCCTGGACCCGCGCCGACCTGGGCCTGCGCTACACCACGCGCATCGCCGACCGCAAAACCACCTTGCGCGCGACCGTGCAGAACCTGGCCAACCGCAATGCCTGGGCGGGGGTCACATCCTGGGGCGCGGTATCGCCGATGGTGCCGCGCACCTTTGTGGTGTCGGCATCGGTGGATTTCTAA
- a CDS encoding sigma-70 family RNA polymerase sigma factor, producing the protein MPSSLAPWSAQRWHALFCSHQPQLLAYLTGKTGSRDEAHDLVQETWLRLAAAPAQLPDGSAATQEAARAYLFATAKHLALDHLRQRGVQQRSLQDWEQLQPPSSSDVADQAMYRQALDLVAQVITDLPERMQAALLAHRLQGQTHAQIAQSLQVSLNTVERDLMQADACLEAALLRWRGDADGAQQAAARRRRRGALGALLGVAGMAAAGWPAWQMWQQRLLWQGSLASGTGMQRSLDLPDGSQLRIDAASHVALRYRAGIREAELLAGAAFFSVARDTSRPFVVQADTVRISVLGTRFGVELAPDSVLVQVESGQVRVEQQGSQQQIVLEGQQSLQVPLGNSAAAWQVQAQPRPAVWREGELAFDQQPLGQVIERLGRYSTRKLQIDAGAAQLPISGHVRIVQAERWLRSLPQLAPVQVQTQADGGLQISQRKG; encoded by the coding sequence ATGCCATCCTCTCTTGCCCCCTGGAGCGCCCAGCGCTGGCATGCCCTTTTTTGCAGCCACCAGCCACAGCTGCTGGCCTACCTGACCGGCAAGACTGGCAGCCGCGACGAGGCCCATGACCTGGTGCAAGAGACCTGGTTGCGCCTGGCCGCCGCGCCCGCCCAGCTGCCCGATGGCAGCGCTGCGACCCAGGAAGCGGCCCGTGCCTACCTGTTTGCCACCGCCAAGCACCTGGCGCTGGACCATTTGCGCCAGCGCGGCGTGCAGCAGCGCAGCCTGCAGGATTGGGAGCAACTGCAGCCGCCCAGCTCCAGCGATGTCGCCGACCAGGCCATGTACCGCCAGGCGCTGGATCTGGTGGCGCAGGTGATCACCGATCTGCCCGAGCGCATGCAAGCCGCCCTGCTGGCCCACCGCCTGCAGGGCCAGACCCATGCACAGATTGCGCAGAGCCTGCAGGTATCGCTGAACACCGTGGAGCGCGACCTGATGCAGGCCGATGCCTGCCTGGAGGCCGCCCTGCTGCGCTGGCGCGGCGATGCCGATGGCGCGCAGCAAGCGGCAGCCCGGCGCCGGCGCAGGGGTGCGCTGGGTGCCTTGCTGGGTGTGGCGGGCATGGCCGCTGCGGGCTGGCCCGCCTGGCAGATGTGGCAGCAGCGCCTGCTGTGGCAAGGCAGTCTCGCCAGCGGCACCGGCATGCAGCGCAGCCTGGATTTGCCCGATGGCAGCCAACTGCGCATTGATGCCGCCAGCCATGTGGCGCTGCGCTACCGCGCCGGCATCCGCGAGGCCGAGCTTTTGGCCGGCGCCGCCTTCTTCAGCGTGGCGCGCGATACCAGCCGGCCCTTTGTGGTGCAGGCCGACACCGTGCGCATCAGCGTGCTGGGCACCCGCTTTGGCGTGGAGCTGGCGCCTGACAGCGTGCTGGTGCAGGTCGAATCGGGCCAGGTGCGGGTAGAGCAGCAGGGCAGCCAGCAACAGATCGTGCTGGAAGGCCAGCAATCGCTGCAAGTGCCGCTGGGCAATAGCGCAGCCGCCTGGCAGGTGCAGGCCCAGCCCAGGCCTGCCGTTTGGCGCGAGGGCGAGCTGGCCTTTGACCAGCAGCCGCTGGGCCAGGTGATTGAACGCCTGGGCCGCTACAGCACGCGCAAGCTGCAGATCGATGCGGGGGCCGCACAGTTGCCGATCAGCGGCCATGTGCGCATCGTGCAGGCCGAGCGCTGGCTGCGCAGCCTGCCGCAGTTGGCACCGGTGCAGGTCCAGACCCAGGCCGATGGCGGCCTGCAGATCAGCCAGCGCAAGGGCTGA
- a CDS encoding GGDEF domain-containing protein codes for MVHSKMDSSQQRSDWGRMVFLASCALAAAGALWQRNASWPVWLAVALPLLAWPLLARSRTRRTGGSDVNDVILSFVDGLVIGVWVALVHFHLLASALMLMVLIHCTYAMQSVRHAMLAVVGAVAGVAVTGLLTSFDVQHSTSSWTIVGSLLAVAVYLTMQGIATGHLLRSLAHKEQMLMVMRRVDAMTGFFGRMYWQDLATRLFAYAKQKDIPAFLIVVDVDNFRELNSRHGDTAGDEVIIAVANTLRTCVRPGDATCRFGGDSFAVLLSGVNLDIANQIADRIHSQALNRRLRDWPDVQISVSIGIASLAKYHQTVDDWIHQAEAALEQARGAPRSYGSYAELEPISAAHLAELASMPGPAAAPAL; via the coding sequence ATGGTGCATAGCAAAATGGACAGCAGCCAGCAACGCAGTGACTGGGGCCGCATGGTTTTTCTGGCGTCCTGTGCGCTGGCCGCTGCAGGCGCGCTATGGCAGCGCAATGCCTCCTGGCCGGTTTGGCTGGCAGTGGCGCTGCCTTTGCTGGCCTGGCCCCTGCTGGCCCGCTCCCGCACCCGCCGCACCGGTGGATCGGATGTCAACGATGTGATCCTGTCCTTTGTCGACGGCTTGGTCATCGGCGTCTGGGTTGCCCTCGTCCACTTCCATTTGCTGGCCAGTGCCCTCATGCTGATGGTGCTGATCCACTGCACCTATGCCATGCAGAGCGTGCGCCATGCCATGCTGGCCGTTGTGGGTGCCGTTGCGGGCGTGGCCGTCACGGGGCTACTCACCTCGTTTGACGTTCAGCACAGCACCAGCAGCTGGACCATTGTCGGCAGCCTGCTGGCGGTGGCTGTGTACCTGACGATGCAAGGCATTGCCACCGGCCACCTGCTGCGCAGCCTGGCCCACAAAGAGCAAATGCTGATGGTGATGCGCCGCGTGGATGCGATGACCGGCTTTTTTGGCCGCATGTACTGGCAGGATCTGGCGACCCGCTTGTTCGCCTATGCCAAGCAAAAGGACATTCCCGCCTTCCTGATCGTCGTGGATGTGGATAACTTCCGCGAGCTCAACAGCCGCCATGGCGATACCGCTGGCGACGAGGTCATCATTGCCGTGGCCAACACCTTGCGCACCTGCGTGCGCCCGGGTGACGCCACCTGCCGCTTTGGTGGCGATTCCTTTGCCGTGCTGCTGTCCGGTGTGAACCTGGACATCGCCAACCAGATTGCCGACCGCATCCATAGCCAGGCGCTCAACCGCCGCCTGCGCGACTGGCCCGATGTGCAGATCAGCGTCAGCATCGGCATCGCCAGCCTGGCCAAGTACCACCAGACGGTGGACGACTGGATCCACCAGGCAGAAGCCGCACTGGAGCAGGCACGAGGTGCTCCCCGCAGCTACGGCAGCTATGCCGAGCTGGAACCCATCTCCGCCGCGCACCTGGCCGAGCTGGCCAGCATGCCTGGCCCGGCTGCAGCCCCGGCCCTCTGA
- a CDS encoding Lrp/AsnC family transcriptional regulator, which translates to MNDFTLDIIDLQLLDALQKDASVSNQALADQVHVSPPTCLRRTKRLREMGLIAAEVALLSHDVLAKVQGFGLFALVEVSLERQGAEALDAFEAAVLENDQVQQCWRVSPGPDFVLVVYAHDMPGYLALTQKLFSSQGNVRNVKTYFATKRSKFVTRIPLPKGPHLAHRS; encoded by the coding sequence TTGAACGATTTCACACTGGATATCATCGACCTGCAGCTGCTCGACGCGCTGCAAAAGGATGCCTCGGTCAGCAACCAGGCACTGGCCGACCAGGTGCATGTCTCTCCTCCGACCTGCCTGCGCCGCACCAAGCGCCTGCGCGAGATGGGCCTGATCGCCGCCGAGGTGGCCTTGCTCTCGCATGATGTGCTGGCCAAAGTGCAAGGCTTTGGTCTGTTTGCGCTGGTCGAGGTGAGCCTGGAACGCCAGGGTGCCGAAGCGCTGGATGCCTTTGAGGCCGCCGTGCTGGAAAACGACCAGGTGCAGCAATGCTGGCGGGTCAGCCCGGGGCCGGACTTTGTGCTCGTGGTCTACGCCCATGACATGCCTGGCTACCTGGCGCTGACGCAGAAGCTCTTCAGCTCGCAAGGCAACGTGCGCAATGTGAAGACCTACTTTGCCACCAAGCGCAGCAAGTTTGTCACCCGTATCCCTCTGCCCAAGGGACCGCACCTGGCGCACCGCAGCTAA
- the glmS gene encoding glutamine--fructose-6-phosphate transaminase (isomerizing), protein MCGIVGAVSTRNIVPVLVQGLQRLEYRGYDSCGVAVHEASLDGRQPGGLRRARSTARVAELVEQVASEQVQGATGIAHTRWATHGAPAVHNAHPHFSAGPGVADVQAVGRVALVHNGIIENHEALRSELQAKGYQFLSQTDTEVIAHLVDSHYDGDLFTALQQAIKSLRGAYAIAVMHKDEPHRVVGARAGSPLILGVGNNENFLASDAMALAGVTDQIVYLAEGDMVDLQIGRYWVVDHNGKTMEAADRPVKTVHAHSGAVELGPYRHYMQKEIFEQPRAIADTLEGVQSVVPELFDGVEGDAAWRVFKDIDEVLILACGTSYYSGCTAKYWMEGLAGIRCNVEVASEYRYRKSVPNPRALVVTISQSGETADTLAALRHAQSLGMTNTLTICNVATSAMVRECKLSYITRAGMEIGVASTKAFTTQLAGLFLLTLALGQSKGHITEAQSDAYLEKMRHLPLALQAVLALEPQVVSWAEDFARKENALFLGRGIHYPIALEGALKLKEISYIHAEAYPAGELKHGPLALVDSEMPVVTVAPNDELLEKLKSNMQEVRARGGVLYVLADANTNIENAEGMHVIRMPEHYGVLSPILHVVPLQLLSYHTAVARGTDVDKPRNLAKSVTVE, encoded by the coding sequence ATGTGCGGCATTGTTGGTGCAGTTTCTACGCGCAATATCGTCCCGGTGCTGGTGCAAGGCCTGCAGCGGCTGGAGTACCGCGGCTATGACTCCTGCGGCGTGGCCGTGCATGAGGCGAGCCTGGATGGCCGCCAGCCCGGTGGCCTGCGCCGCGCCCGCAGCACGGCCCGCGTGGCCGAGCTGGTGGAGCAGGTGGCCAGCGAGCAGGTGCAAGGCGCCACCGGCATCGCCCACACGCGCTGGGCCACCCATGGTGCACCGGCCGTACACAACGCCCACCCCCACTTCAGTGCCGGCCCCGGTGTGGCCGATGTGCAGGCCGTGGGCCGCGTGGCCCTGGTGCACAACGGCATCATCGAGAACCACGAAGCCCTGCGCAGCGAACTGCAGGCCAAGGGCTACCAGTTCTTGAGCCAGACCGACACCGAAGTGATTGCCCACCTGGTGGACAGCCACTACGACGGCGACCTGTTCACGGCGCTGCAGCAGGCCATCAAGTCCCTGCGCGGTGCCTATGCGATTGCCGTGATGCACAAGGACGAACCCCACCGCGTGGTGGGCGCACGGGCTGGCTCGCCGCTGATCCTGGGCGTGGGCAACAACGAGAACTTTCTGGCCAGCGACGCGATGGCGCTGGCCGGCGTGACCGACCAGATCGTCTACCTCGCCGAAGGCGACATGGTTGACCTGCAGATTGGCCGCTACTGGGTGGTGGACCACAACGGCAAGACGATGGAGGCGGCCGACCGCCCGGTCAAGACCGTGCATGCGCACAGCGGCGCCGTGGAGCTAGGCCCTTACCGCCACTACATGCAAAAAGAGATCTTCGAGCAGCCACGCGCGATTGCCGACACCCTGGAAGGCGTGCAAAGCGTGGTGCCTGAGCTGTTTGACGGCGTCGAGGGCGATGCCGCCTGGCGCGTGTTCAAGGACATCGACGAGGTGCTCATCCTGGCCTGCGGCACCAGCTACTACAGCGGCTGCACCGCCAAGTACTGGATGGAAGGCCTAGCAGGCATCCGCTGCAATGTGGAAGTGGCCAGCGAATACCGCTACCGCAAGAGCGTGCCCAACCCCCGGGCGCTGGTGGTCACCATCAGCCAGTCGGGCGAGACGGCCGACACCCTGGCCGCGCTGCGCCATGCCCAAAGCCTGGGCATGACCAACACCCTGACCATTTGCAACGTGGCCACCAGCGCCATGGTGCGCGAGTGCAAGCTGAGCTACATCACCCGCGCCGGCATGGAAATCGGCGTGGCCTCCACCAAGGCATTTACCACCCAGCTGGCGGGCCTGTTCCTGCTGACCCTGGCCCTGGGCCAGAGCAAGGGCCATATCACCGAAGCCCAGTCCGACGCCTACCTGGAAAAAATGCGCCACCTGCCGCTGGCGCTGCAAGCCGTGCTGGCGCTGGAGCCCCAGGTGGTGAGCTGGGCCGAGGACTTTGCCCGCAAGGAAAACGCGCTCTTCCTGGGCCGTGGCATCCACTACCCGATCGCACTGGAAGGTGCGCTCAAGCTCAAGGAGATCAGCTACATCCACGCCGAGGCCTACCCGGCCGGCGAGCTGAAACACGGCCCGCTGGCGCTGGTCGACAGCGAGATGCCCGTCGTCACTGTGGCTCCCAATGATGAACTGCTGGAAAAGCTCAAAAGCAATATGCAGGAAGTGCGTGCGCGCGGCGGTGTGCTCTATGTACTGGCCGATGCCAACACCAATATCGAGAACGCCGAAGGCATGCATGTGATCCGCATGCCCGAACACTACGGCGTGCTCAGCCCCATCCTGCATGTGGTGCCACTGCAGCTGCTGTCGTACCACACGGCCGTGGCACGCGGTACCGACGTGGACAAGCCGCGCAATCTGGCCAAGTCGGTCACGGTGGAATAA
- a CDS encoding putative quinol monooxygenase encodes MTEPLNLIVTLQPHVGRLPDVVSTLATLAEASLQEAGCLRYDVAVGEELVYLFEVWTDREALAAHEKEPHFVLGVAALNRLCESLKLEFVEWQAQG; translated from the coding sequence TTGACGGAACCCCTGAACTTGATTGTCACGCTACAACCCCACGTGGGCCGTTTGCCGGACGTCGTCTCGACACTCGCAACGTTGGCGGAGGCCAGCCTGCAGGAGGCCGGCTGTCTGCGCTACGACGTTGCAGTGGGCGAAGAGCTGGTCTATCTTTTTGAGGTATGGACCGACCGCGAGGCGTTGGCGGCACATGAGAAGGAGCCGCACTTTGTGCTGGGCGTGGCGGCGCTGAACCGCTTGTGCGAGTCCCTGAAGCTGGAATTTGTCGAATGGCAGGCGCAGGGCTAG